The Alkalihalobacillus sp. LMS6 genomic interval ACCATATAGCTTTTAAAAATATAACTACTTTGTATAACCAAGTAGTTATGATTATTATACACAAAGGGTAAAGAAATAGCAAGCCTCCCTCATCTATGTTTAATATTATTCATTATTCCACATCCATAAAACTTGTCCTTTCCGAGCCTTGCACTTATAATTTTTCACGATACTTGCCAGACTACATGAAAACAGGGCTAAGAAGGAGTACATTTTGTTTAATCCAACTGACTGGTTACGTCTAATTATGGCAGCGCTTGTGATTCTGCCAATTGTAACTGTAATACGTGAATCAGGTTATTATTTAATCGCCACCTTGCTTAGAGGGAAAAATAAGCATTTAATTATTGGAAGTGGACCGACGTTATTTAAAATCCCTACAATTGAAGTACGACGCTACTTCTTTATGTTTAGTTGGATGGAGTACGATGAGTTAGAACCACGCAATCGTTTTTGGCATGGCTTAATTTATGCAGCTCCGATTATAACGACTGGGATCTTTGCTTTTTCCGTTAATAGTCTCGTGTTAAACGAGGTACTTTCCCCGAATATTTTTTGGACAACCTTTATTTTTTACTGTTTCTACTATATGCTTTTTGACTTAATTCCGGTCTACTTGCCAGATGGGCAGCCTACAAACGGTCGTGCAATTTTTGATTTGATCTGGCACGGCGAACGCTCTGATTATAAAAAAGCGCGCTTAGAGCAGGAGGCACAAGAAGAAGAAACGAACGAAGACGAGAGTGACCGTTCCAACACCGAAGCTCAAGAAGAGACAAAGGAAAATCGTGATCGAGACGATGAGGAACGAGACGATCATACGAACCCGGAATCGTCACGAGAAAAGAAGCATTCAGATAATGAAGAAGATAAACAGCGGAGCTATACCGAAGCTCAAGAAGAGACGAAGGAAAACCGTGATCGAGACGATGAAGAAAGAAGCGATCATACGAAATCCGAAGAAAATAAATAACACGATGGACAGCGCGCAGAAACCCTGGTGCTGTCCTCTTTTCGCGATCAAATGTTTGATAAATGGGCTTTCGGGTATAGATTATTTCTTGATAAGATTACTATTTTTTCTTTAGAAAAGTACTGATAAACCTTGTCACGAATAGATATACAAGAGGTGAAGAAAATTGAAACGAAATACGATTATCGGGTTCCTGATCTCCATTAGTACCTGGCTACTATTCATCCTAATTACTGGGATTAATTTGACGAACATCGTTGGCTCAAGCGTCGTTGCTTTAATTGTCTTTTTTGCGGTGAATGCATTAACGAAGGAATCCATCCAAGAAACACGAGCGCGAATCAGCGAAACAAAAGAGCTTGAGTTTAAATAATTTTTTCCTACATCACAAGGCGATTCAATCGGATCGCACGAGATTAAAAGGAGGGCCCAATGTTTGTTCTTTCCCGAAATGTGAACGGTCACTCGTTACTGTTAACAAGTGGAAAACAACCTAAATACTTTGACACCTATGATGAAGCGGAAGCTTTTGCTACCAAATTGAATGGCATGCTTTTAAGAGAAGTTGATGCTTCTGATTATTGGACCGTCCGTGAAAATAAAGCGTAAAAAAAAAGACCTGATTGTACTCAGGCCTTCCTTTGCTTTTTACCCACAACATTTTTTGAACTTCTTTCCACTCCCACATGGACATGGATCATTTCGTCCAACTTTTCGACCAGTCGTTAAAGAAATGACATTTGTGTTTGGCTTGCTTGGATTCAATTCATTTGGCGTATGGCCTTTTAATTCCCAATTTGGCGTATTGTTGAAAATTTCTTTAACCAGTTTTTCATACTCTATTTCATGTTTCCTTGACGGGAACTCTAGACGGTCCTTCAAAAAGAGCATGATTCCGTCTACACCAAGATTTTCATGAGAGAAATTTATCAAATCAAAGCCGATATCATCTAATTGCTCGTCATTATCAAGCTCGTAGTCTCTTTTAATAACGGAAAATAACTCCTGCATAGGAGGTGATACCTCATAATACATAGGTACCGAAGCTTGGATAAGCTGCTCTTTCGAAAACAATCGATAGTCTAGATCTTCTCTTTCTTTCACTCTCCCTATTAATTCGCCCACATCCCCGACAATTTCATCCCAAAAGTATTGATGATCCGAATTGAAATCTCCAATCATTTTCACATCTAAATGAAGTACTTCAAGTAAATCTAAGCCTTCTGAAAGGAAATCAAAAACCCCCATCCCTTCTAATAACTCAAAGAGCTTACTAGTAGACAGCACTCCGTAGTGATACAGCAAGCCTTTCGTAAGCTGAACCCATTCTGTATTACGCTGAATCTTTTTTTGTATAGCAAAAGATTCTTCTTCATTAAAAGCAGTTTTCATTTCTTCAGGCATGTACCAAATTTCTGTTCCATTAAATGAACCTGGAAATAAGACGCCTCTTTCCATTAAAGGTTTTAAATCAAATTCCCAATTGCTATCAGACATACCATGATCACTTAATGCCGCCATTTTCAAGATGTCATACTTCGGCTGGTCAAGCTTTTCAAAAAGTACGGGGACAGATTTTGGTATCACTTCATTTAGTACATCAATTAATTCATCCTTCTTTAACTGACTCGCTCTTTGAACATTCAAGCTTTTTCTGATGGCATCTAATTGATCCTTGGTTAGCCGCTGCAAGGATTCACGTAAGCCGATTGGCAATGTAACAGGCTTCATCATCTTCTGCCAATATTTTTTCGCCAAGTCGACTTGGTCTTCTCTTAGCTTCATCATCGCTTCTAAAAACTGTTCTGCCTCTCTTTCATTCACTGTTAACGCCTCACTTTATTCATTCAGTTATTACTAGTGTAAGATAAATTGAGACAGAACTAAACATTTTCTATTAACGTTTAGATTCAGCACCTTTTAAAGGACTTTTTTTCCTAACTGCTCATGACAAAAAAGATCGCTTACCTAAGGCAACCGACCAATAGTTTTTCTACCTCATAATGACGGCATTTTTATTGTACATTATGTACGTTTTAAACATCCCATACATAAAAATCGTTGCTTTCAATGTAAGAGGGTACAAACCAATCGCTAATACTAAGAGGACAAAACTAAGAACCGTTTGAATCGCATCAAAGCTTTGAATCCCTAAAAGATTTGAGCCTGCTAATAGAAAGGGTGATAGCGCAAACGAGAAAATGATCACCCAAAGTGCAAACAATACAGACACAAGGGTGATTGCAATTCCTAATACAAAAATGAGGTTAAACGCAATTACACCTGCTAACGCAAAATAATTAATTCGCATACAAGCCTCCTTTCAACATTTCACTTAGCGTATCACAGTTACAAGAATAATAGAATGAATTTTCTTTTTATTTCAGTAAAATACCTCCGCCTATTAAGTAAGCGGAGGACCTATTTTATTATCCATTAAATGTTGGTATGACGACTTCTCGTTTTCCTTTACCTACATTATTCAGGGACTCTAGTCCTAATGAACTGAAATCTGCTCTTGTGCCCCCTCCTGCTTTCTTTCTCCCCTGCGTTTCCTCTATACTGTCACAAAGGAGGCGATGGTGTGTCGGCGATACGTGATTTAACACTATTAATTGAAGAAATAAAACCGTTAAAGGATCAGGAAGAGGCGGTTCTAACTGAACCGATTTCAGAAGGAAAATGGTCACTACGAGAAATTGTTGCGCATTTGTATAAATGGGATGCTTACAACACGACAGAGATGGTCTCTCGTATGGAGGATGATGCACAATTGCCTGAATTTCCGAATCATGATTCGTTTAATGCAGCCGGTGTCAAAGAACTTGAAGGCATTTCTGTCTATGAGATTGTGAATCGTTTTATTTCACAGCGTGCTTCTCTGATTGAAGCGCTAGATGCGGTCGATCCACAGGCACACTTTACGATCGGAAAAGGCAAGCGTACGTTTACCGCAGAAAGCTTCGCAAAAATATTTGTTCACCATGATGGTGAACATTTGCCACAAATTCATGACCAGTTAGGGCAGGATAGTCGGTCTTGAAAAAAGTAGATGTTTATTGGGGCGATAATCTTGTGCAGTTAACATGGCTGCCGATGACTACGCTCCTATCTACGAAAAAGGTTACGAGCGCCCATGGATTTTGTTTTTATCAAGGAAACGTCATGCTTGTTAAGTTAAAAAATCGTGGCTGGGACCTCCCTGGTGGGCACGTTGAAGCAAATGAAACGCCAGAGGATGCATTTAAACGAGAGTGTATGGAAGAAGGGTATGTTTCAGGTAACTGTACGCTTTTGGGTTGTATTGAAGTGAATCATGAGCACAACGTAACATGGAACGAGACGAGTCCTTACCCGAAAATCGGCTATCAAGCATTTTATCGTATGGACGTAACGGATGTTCACTTTTTCAATGCCCAGTTTGAAGCAACGGAGCGAACATTTGTTGATCCTCAAGTTTATCCAGAATGGCATCATGGTTGGCATGGTGTGTACGAAGCCATTTTAAATCAAGCGGTACATACCTAACGTAGCTAAAAAGTCGAATGCCTGAGTGGACATTCGAAACTATTGTCGAAAGATTTTCTTACCGCCCTTCTCCTTTTTTAAAATCAATCATGATAAGCTATACAAAAAGAGGTGATTGTGCTGAACATTGCCATTCTATTAGGATTGACGATTGGTTTACCAGCTCTCATTGTCTTCATCATTTTAAAACAAACAAAGCGCTCAACGTAGAGAACGAAAAAGCCTTATGAGTCTAACGCTCACAAGGCTTTCTTCAATCATTTTACATCCCAATAGAACCGTCGTGACTCGCACGGCGTTTTCGAGCGGTACGCCATGCCGGAATAACCAAAGATAAAACCGTTAAAACAATTAACGAAATAGCAAGTGGACTTTGCGCGAAAATCATGAGAGACCCGTCCGAAATGGTTAACGATTGTCGCAACATTTGTTCCATCATACCGCCAAGAATAAAAGCTAAAATAAAGGGTGCTGCTGGGAAAGCGAAAATGCGCATTAAGTAGCCAAGGATGCCGAATAAGACGAGCAAATATAAATCAAATGTGCTGAAACTCACGGCATATACGCCTACTAAGCTAAAAATAACAACGAGCGAAATTAATAAGGGCCGCGGAATTGACAGCACTTTCACGAAATATGGAATGAGCGGTAAGTTTAAGATTAATAGAAACACGTTTCCTAGATACATACTCGCAATGACGCCCCAAAATACAGTAGGATTTTCTGTTACGAGCAGTGGACCTGGCTGTACGCCTAAAACGAGAAACGCACCTAGCATGACCGCTGTTGTGCCGGAACCTGGAATTCCGAGTGAGAGTAACGGAACAAACGCGCCACTTGTTGCAGCGTTGTTTGCAGTTTCAGGTCCAGTTAATCCTTTAATCGAACCTTTTCCAAACTCTTCTGGTTTTTTTGCTAATTTTTTCTCAGAGATATAAGCGATAAACGAGGAAATCGTTGCTCCTGCCCCTGGAAGAACGCCTAATAAAAAGCCTAGAAAAGATTGCCGTGTCATCGGTCCTTTCATTTCGTTCAAATCTGATTTGCTCAACTTTAAACTACCGATGTTTTTAAATCCACTCATGGACTCACGACGATTTAAAATTAAGAAACATACTTCCGCTAAAGCAAATACGCCTAAGGCAATTACGAGAAAATCGATGCCGTCGAGTAAGTTGACGTTGCCAAACGTAAAGCGTGTTGTGCCTGTTTGCGAGTCAATCCCGATCGTTACAACCATAAAGCCAAGTACAGCTGCGGTTAACGCTTTTAAAGTCGAGCCGTCGCTTAAACTTGCAATAGCGGTCAAGCCAAGTAACATGAGTGCAAAATATTCTGGTGGTCCAAAATAGATCGCGACGCTCGCGAGCATTGGTGCAAATAACATTAATAAGATTACGCTGACGGTTCCGCCAACAAAGGAAGCAATGGCTGATATGGCTAATGCTTTTCCAGCTTTCCCTTGCTTTGCCATCGGGTAGCCATCAAAGGAAGCGGCAACGGTACCGGCTACTCCTGGCGCATTTAATAAAATGGATGACGTCGATCCGCCATACATGGAGCCGTAATACACACCTGCCATCATCACAAGGGCAATGGTCGGATCCATCCCGTACGTAATCGGAATCATAATGGCAATCGCACTTATCGGGCCAAGCCCTGGAATCATCCCAATAATCGTTCCTAATAAGACACCAATAAAAACAAACAAGATTCCTTCCCAGCTAAACGCTGCGGCAAATCCTTGTAATAATCCATCAAAGGCTCCCATCTTCTATCCCCCTTCTATATCGGCAGGATGCCAGCCGGTAGGCGGATCGCTAAGCCATAATTAAATAAACTATAGACACCAATTGAAAAAAACAACGCTGTTAAGATGGTGACGAGCCATTTTGTATACCCTAGAAGGCGAGATGAAATAAGAATAAATAAAGCCGTCATTATGACAAATCCCACCACTTCTAGAAATGTGATATATATGAGCACTAAGCCCATCATGCCAAGCAACATGTACGTTTCCTTTTTGGGAATGGTTCGTCTTTTCTTCTGTTCCTCCGTATCCGTATCTTTTGCAAAGAAAAAGCATACCCCTAAAACAAAAAGGCAGATTCCTAATAGTTTCGGAATAAGATCTGAATCAACTGGAACAAAGGCATACTCTGGCAACTGAAACGCCATCAATAAATAGCCAGCAGCTACAACCATCAATACAATGGAAATACCGCGGTTTACCGTTAGTTTCATTTTCTCCTCCTATCTTCCACCGAAGCCAAGCTCTTCTAACGCTGCTTCTAGTTCGATGGATTGTTGGTCCAAAAATTCACCAAATTCTTCTGGCCCCATGTAAGACTCATCCCATCCATACGCTTCTCGCACTTCAGCGAATTCAGGTGAATCAGAAGCTTCTTTAAACACATGTTCATAATAAGCAAGTTGTTCATCTGTCATATCCGGCGGTCCAAAGACACCACGCCAAACCACAAACTCTGCATCAATCCCTTGTTCCATTCCAGTCGGTAATGTTGACAAAAATTCACCATCCAAGCGTTCTGGTGCAGTAATGCCGAGCACTTTCATTTTGCCTGCACGAGCTTGCTCGGCGGCCTCGGAAACACCTGTTGAAATGACATCTACACTCCCGTTTAATACCGATGTCATTGCTCCACCGTCTTGATCCGACACATAACGAATCTTCGTAATATCTACGCCTGCTGCCTGTGCAAACAGAATAAACTGCATGTGATCCATACTCCCTGGCGAGGAGACACCAATTGTCGTAACTTGGGTCGGGTCTTCTCTCATATCCGCAAACAATTCCTCAAGGGTATCCCACTTCGCATCTTCCCGAACCGCAAATGCACCATAGTCGGCAATTAAGTTTACAATCGGTGTAAAATCTTTGTAGCCGTACGGCGACTGCCCAGCTAACTCAACAAAATGAAGCGGTGGCGAGCTAATAAAAATATTGTGCGGGTCATTTCGTTTGTGAATATAAGCCCACGCCACAGCGCCTCCCCCACCTGGTTTGTTTACTACACCGAAGCTTTGATCCGATAAATCGTTTTCATCAATTGTTCTTGCTAGCATCCGAGCAGTTGTATCCCACCCACCTCCTGCAGCAGCAGGCGCAATAAATTCAATCGATCGATCCGGTTGCCAATTTCCTGTTGCATCAACTGAACCGTGCTGGACCGGCATTGAACATGCTCCTAGCACGGTTGCGAATGCCAGAGGAACAAGCCATTTCTTTTTCATCGCACACACTCCTTTTAAAGATATAAAAGATCTTTGATAACTTCATTTGAGATAAAGGTAGCCTTTCAACTACCTTCTTTCATTTAAAGCGTTTTCATTATTTGGATCGCTTGTTCTTTTAATTTAAACTTTTGAATTTTACCTGATGCCGTCATTGGGAATTCTTCACAAATCTCGATGTAGCGAGGAATCTTATAATGAGCAATCTTCCCTTTGCAAAAAGCGATTAATTCTGACTTTTCAACCTCTAAGCCTTCCTTTACCCGAACCCAAGCCATCACTTCTTCTCCATACTTCGGATCTGGTACACCAATTACTTGCACATCAAGTAGCGCTGGATGCGTATAAAGAAATTCTTCTACTTCTCGAGGGTAAATATTTTCCCCACCACGTATAATCATATCTTTTAAGCGACCTGTAATCGTACAGTTTCCCGCTTCATCCATGACTGCTAAATCGCCTGTGTAAAGCCAGCCTTCCTTATCAACCACTTTGTTTGTCGCGTCAGGATTCTTATAATAGCCTTTCATCACGTTGTAACCACGGCAACAAATCTCTCCTTGCACACCAGACGGGACTTCAGTTCGTGTCGCCGGATCGACTATGCGCACGTCTAGATGTGGCATGGCTCTTCCTACTGTTTGCACGCGAATGTCTAACGAATCATCTGTCCTCGTTTGCGTAATACCTGGTGATGTTTCGGTCTGACCATACACAATCGTCAGTTCAGATGCGCCCATATCATTGGATACTTTTTTCATCACTTCAATCGGGCAAGTCGAACCAGCCATAATCCCTGTACGCAATGAAGTGAGATCAAATGATGAGTAATCCGGATGATTCAGTTCGGCAATAAACATTGTAGGCACACCGTGAATTGCGGTACAACGCTCTTTTTCAATTGAGGTAAGCACGTCAATGACATCAAATTCTTGCACCGGTACCATTGTGGCTCCGCTCGTTACACAAACGAGTGTCCCAAGCACACAGCCAAAACAGTGAAAAAAAGGAACGGGGATGCACAAACGGTCTTCATGGGTGAACCGCATTCCTTCCCCAGCGTGTTTTGCCGTGTTGACTAGATTATTGTGGGTCAACATCACACCTTTCGGAAAACCGGTCGTCCCAGATGTATATTGCATATTAATGACGTCTTCAGGATCGAGCTCATTTAACCGTTCGTTTAGCGCATGATTGGTCACCTTATCAGCATATTGGAGTACATCACGCCAGTTAAACATGCCAGGGTATTCGTCTTCACTTAAGACAATCACATTTTTTAAAAATGGGTACGTTTCTGACTGTAGCTTCCCTTTCTCCGACGTTTTCAGCTCTGGGATCACTTCATACACAATATCTAAATAAGACGTCCCCTTGTAAGATTCCATCAAAATAAGCGTTTGTGAATCGGATTGTTTCAGCAAATATTCTAGTTCTCTTGCTTGATAATTCGTATTCACCGTCACGAGTACAGCACCCATTTTTCCTGTAGCAAATTGGGTCGTCACCCATTCTGGCGTATTTGAAGCCCAGATGGCAACGTGATCCCCTTGCTGAATCCCTAGACCTATAAATGCTTTTGCGACACGCCGGCATTCCTCATTAAACTGCTCATAGGAATAACGCAAGCCACGATCCACATAAACGAGCGCATCGTTGTCCGGAATCTCCTTTGCTTTACTTTCAAGCAACTGCCCAATCGTCATGTCCAACATCTTACTCATGCTTGCAACGCCACCTCTCATTCAAAAACTAATAAAAAGACTGCTTATAACTGAAAAGTCCGAAAATAAACCACGAACTAGTTTTTCTTTTTTAACGAACTTACATCGCTTTAAGCACATTCTTTTATCTTGTATTGTTTCTCTTCTTGTTTCTGAACTCCTTCTTCATTTTTAAAGAGGAGAGGCGTGAGGGTTTCATCTTGAAGCTTTTTTTATCTTACACGGAAGGGTCAAAAATGTAACCGTTTTCAATTTAATGTTCATTTTGTTCATAAAGTTTATGGAAAAGAGATAACGAAATCTGTTTCAGGCAAGATTACATCCAGACGTAATACCAACATCAACTCCACTAATGGTACGATGTAGGTAACCGAAACAATGAGGTGCTTATCATGATTGAAACAACTGACCGCAATCAATGGCTGCTAAAG includes:
- a CDS encoding SEC-C metal-binding domain-containing protein; translation: MNEREAEQFLEAMMKLREDQVDLAKKYWQKMMKPVTLPIGLRESLQRLTKDQLDAIRKSLNVQRASQLKKDELIDVLNEVIPKSVPVLFEKLDQPKYDILKMAALSDHGMSDSNWEFDLKPLMERGVLFPGSFNGTEIWYMPEEMKTAFNEEESFAIQKKIQRNTEWVQLTKGLLYHYGVLSTSKLFELLEGMGVFDFLSEGLDLLEVLHLDVKMIGDFNSDHQYFWDEIVGDVGELIGRVKEREDLDYRLFSKEQLIQASVPMYYEVSPPMQELFSVIKRDYELDNDEQLDDIGFDLINFSHENLGVDGIMLFLKDRLEFPSRKHEIEYEKLVKEIFNNTPNWELKGHTPNELNPSKPNTNVISLTTGRKVGRNDPCPCGSGKKFKKCCG
- a CDS encoding DinB family protein; the encoded protein is MSAIRDLTLLIEEIKPLKDQEEAVLTEPISEGKWSLREIVAHLYKWDAYNTTEMVSRMEDDAQLPEFPNHDSFNAAGVKELEGISVYEIVNRFISQRASLIEALDAVDPQAHFTIGKGKRTFTAESFAKIFVHHDGEHLPQIHDQLGQDSRS
- a CDS encoding NUDIX hydrolase, coding for MKKVDVYWGDNLVQLTWLPMTTLLSTKKVTSAHGFCFYQGNVMLVKLKNRGWDLPGGHVEANETPEDAFKRECMEEGYVSGNCTLLGCIEVNHEHNVTWNETSPYPKIGYQAFYRMDVTDVHFFNAQFEATERTFVDPQVYPEWHHGWHGVYEAILNQAVHT
- a CDS encoding tripartite tricarboxylate transporter permease, whose amino-acid sequence is MGAFDGLLQGFAAAFSWEGILFVFIGVLLGTIIGMIPGLGPISAIAIMIPITYGMDPTIALVMMAGVYYGSMYGGSTSSILLNAPGVAGTVAASFDGYPMAKQGKAGKALAISAIASFVGGTVSVILLMLFAPMLASVAIYFGPPEYFALMLLGLTAIASLSDGSTLKALTAAVLGFMVVTIGIDSQTGTTRFTFGNVNLLDGIDFLVIALGVFALAEVCFLILNRRESMSGFKNIGSLKLSKSDLNEMKGPMTRQSFLGFLLGVLPGAGATISSFIAYISEKKLAKKPEEFGKGSIKGLTGPETANNAATSGAFVPLLSLGIPGSGTTAVMLGAFLVLGVQPGPLLVTENPTVFWGVIASMYLGNVFLLILNLPLIPYFVKVLSIPRPLLISLVVIFSLVGVYAVSFSTFDLYLLVLFGILGYLMRIFAFPAAPFILAFILGGMMEQMLRQSLTISDGSLMIFAQSPLAISLIVLTVLSLVIPAWRTARKRRASHDGSIGM
- a CDS encoding tripartite tricarboxylate transporter TctB family protein — protein: MKLTVNRGISIVLMVVAAGYLLMAFQLPEYAFVPVDSDLIPKLLGICLFVLGVCFFFAKDTDTEEQKKRRTIPKKETYMLLGMMGLVLIYITFLEVVGFVIMTALFILISSRLLGYTKWLVTILTALFFSIGVYSLFNYGLAIRLPAGILPI
- a CDS encoding tripartite tricarboxylate transporter substrate binding protein gives rise to the protein MKKKWLVPLAFATVLGACSMPVQHGSVDATGNWQPDRSIEFIAPAAAGGGWDTTARMLARTIDENDLSDQSFGVVNKPGGGGAVAWAYIHKRNDPHNIFISSPPLHFVELAGQSPYGYKDFTPIVNLIADYGAFAVREDAKWDTLEELFADMREDPTQVTTIGVSSPGSMDHMQFILFAQAAGVDITKIRYVSDQDGGAMTSVLNGSVDVISTGVSEAAEQARAGKMKVLGITAPERLDGEFLSTLPTGMEQGIDAEFVVWRGVFGPPDMTDEQLAYYEHVFKEASDSPEFAEVREAYGWDESYMGPEEFGEFLDQQSIELEAALEELGFGGR
- a CDS encoding AMP-binding protein; the encoded protein is MLDMTIGQLLESKAKEIPDNDALVYVDRGLRYSYEQFNEECRRVAKAFIGLGIQQGDHVAIWASNTPEWVTTQFATGKMGAVLVTVNTNYQARELEYLLKQSDSQTLILMESYKGTSYLDIVYEVIPELKTSEKGKLQSETYPFLKNVIVLSEDEYPGMFNWRDVLQYADKVTNHALNERLNELDPEDVINMQYTSGTTGFPKGVMLTHNNLVNTAKHAGEGMRFTHEDRLCIPVPFFHCFGCVLGTLVCVTSGATMVPVQEFDVIDVLTSIEKERCTAIHGVPTMFIAELNHPDYSSFDLTSLRTGIMAGSTCPIEVMKKVSNDMGASELTIVYGQTETSPGITQTRTDDSLDIRVQTVGRAMPHLDVRIVDPATRTEVPSGVQGEICCRGYNVMKGYYKNPDATNKVVDKEGWLYTGDLAVMDEAGNCTITGRLKDMIIRGGENIYPREVEEFLYTHPALLDVQVIGVPDPKYGEEVMAWVRVKEGLEVEKSELIAFCKGKIAHYKIPRYIEICEEFPMTASGKIQKFKLKEQAIQIMKTL